Proteins from a genomic interval of Paenibacillus lentus:
- a CDS encoding GGDEF domain-containing protein produces the protein MQNIMKGIMDLKTTVRAIVKLVLPFVLIAAAYFLYQETNTMAEAQLEIIRILPYVTFAIGAIISWKFNRSREFFILILLALSLASMEYLPDLLKTRASIPTTTADIYTIISVLIPLNIGLFSLFKERGVLSVWGLLRIGIILSQVLISMWLLRPEQRELLSLLKKDVLPVSLVPLTSVIQVSVGLFLIALILLIIRQVKYKSSQDISFIAVLCALLYVLHKNADSMQYSVFFAVSGIVLMTSIIQDSYSMAFTDELTGLPSRRALKQDMMKLGMNYVIAMLDIDHFKKFNDTYGHDTGDEALKLVASVIKDVTGGGKSYRYGGEEFTILFPGKSVQDALPHLEQLREQISKRPFTLRNRKGKGRSKSRRKTRNRTGKQIHITVSIGLAQKSEKHKKPDAVMKSADTALYRAKKKGRNCVSK, from the coding sequence ATGCAAAACATCATGAAGGGAATTATGGACTTGAAGACTACTGTTAGAGCCATTGTTAAACTTGTACTTCCATTTGTTCTAATTGCTGCAGCCTATTTTTTGTATCAGGAAACGAATACGATGGCAGAGGCGCAGCTCGAAATAATTCGGATTCTTCCCTATGTCACTTTCGCGATAGGGGCCATCATCTCTTGGAAATTTAATCGGAGCAGGGAATTCTTTATTTTAATTCTACTCGCTCTCAGCTTGGCGTCCATGGAATATTTGCCGGACCTATTAAAGACAAGGGCATCCATTCCGACGACAACTGCCGACATTTATACGATCATATCTGTGCTGATTCCGCTAAATATCGGTTTGTTCTCTCTATTTAAGGAACGAGGGGTATTAAGTGTATGGGGATTGCTGCGAATAGGGATTATCCTCTCTCAAGTCTTGATATCCATGTGGCTGCTGCGGCCTGAGCAAAGGGAGCTTCTCTCTCTCCTAAAAAAAGATGTGCTGCCAGTCAGCCTGGTTCCATTGACTTCGGTAATCCAAGTGTCTGTCGGACTTTTCCTGATTGCTTTAATTCTACTGATCATTAGGCAGGTTAAATATAAGAGCTCTCAGGATATTTCATTTATTGCCGTGCTGTGTGCTCTGCTCTATGTGCTGCATAAGAATGCTGATTCTATGCAGTATTCTGTGTTTTTTGCCGTATCCGGCATTGTTCTAATGACTTCGATTATTCAGGATTCGTATTCGATGGCCTTTACGGATGAGCTTACGGGTTTGCCGTCGCGGCGGGCTTTGAAGCAGGATATGATGAAGCTGGGTATGAACTATGTCATCGCTATGCTGGATATTGATCACTTTAAGAAGTTTAATGATACCTATGGGCATGACACAGGTGACGAGGCGCTGAAGCTGGTGGCCTCGGTCATCAAGGATGTGACGGGCGGAGGGAAATCCTACCGCTATGGCGGTGAGGAGTTCACCATCCTCTTTCCGGGGAAAAGCGTCCAAGATGCTTTGCCGCATTTGGAGCAGCTGAGGGAGCAAATCTCTAAAAGACCCTTCACGCTGCGCAATCGCAAAGGAAAGGGCCGAAGCAAATCTCGGCGTAAAACTCGAAATAGAACTGGAAAGCAAATACACATAACGGTTAGCATCGGTTTGGCTCAAAAAAGCGAGAAGCACAAAAAGCCGGATGCCGTGATGAAATCTGCGGATACGGCACTTTACCGCGCCAAGAAGAAGGGCCGGAACTGCGTAAGTAAATAA
- a CDS encoding beta-glucosidase family protein → MKYKELIAQMTLEEKASLMSGKDFWQTQDIERLGIQSIFLADGPHGIRKQAVAADKLGLNAGVPATCYPTAATVANSWNVELGEKVGEYLGEEAISQKVNVLLGPGVNMKRNPLCGRNFEYFSEDPYLAGKMAASYIKGIQSQGISACVKHFAVNNQEERRMSIDTIVDERALREIYLTAFEIAVKEGRTKSIMSSYNKINGTYANENIHLMQDILRKEWGYQGVVVTDWGGSNDRVAGLLAGNELEMPTTSGETDQEIVEAVRTGEVPEEVLDKCVDRLLDLIITTESVYKRPRLDFNVEQHHRVSQKVAEESIVLLKNEGGILPLKFGKKVAVIGDFAKDARYQGAGSSIVNPTILDHTLDCFEESGIVSIGFESGFERYGRKNLRKIAKACALAEKADVVLLYLGLDEVTEADGLDRRSMQIPENQIDLLHALHKVNPNIIAILSCGSAVEMPWIGKVRGLLHGYLGGQAGARAILRVLSGDVNPSGKLAETYPLRYEDTPSYRHFPGNELTVEYRESIFIGYRYYDTADIDVLFPFGYGLSYTTFDYSDIKVGQMGVTFKLTNSGDRAGMEVAQLYVGCKSSDIFRPRKELKGFVKVFINAGESKMVTIPFDDKTFRYFNVKTNQWEVEEAQYTIMIGASSADIRLTGYLQVMGTGAPLPYEKEKLPSYYLGRVNDVGVDEFENLIGHKVPVATWDRSKPLGYNDTIEQCQYAKGAVARLAYHLIVFAYWFLRKIGKRSTANLIMMSVYHTPFRGIARMTGGVVNMAMVDGLLMMANGRFFKGLSHFMKERSRKVKADKLRQQNKGLA, encoded by the coding sequence ATGAAATATAAAGAACTAATTGCGCAAATGACGTTGGAAGAGAAGGCTTCATTAATGTCAGGCAAAGACTTCTGGCAGACTCAGGACATTGAGCGGCTGGGCATTCAAAGTATATTCCTTGCTGATGGACCGCATGGTATCCGAAAACAGGCCGTCGCGGCAGACAAGCTTGGCCTTAATGCCGGGGTTCCCGCAACCTGCTATCCTACGGCAGCGACGGTAGCCAATAGCTGGAATGTTGAGCTGGGGGAAAAAGTAGGAGAGTATCTGGGGGAAGAGGCAATTTCCCAGAAGGTTAATGTTCTGCTTGGTCCTGGCGTCAATATGAAGCGAAATCCTTTGTGCGGAAGAAACTTCGAGTACTTTAGCGAGGATCCCTATCTAGCCGGCAAAATGGCCGCCAGTTATATTAAAGGCATTCAGTCGCAGGGAATTTCCGCCTGCGTCAAACATTTTGCCGTAAACAATCAAGAAGAGAGACGGATGTCGATAGACACCATTGTCGACGAAAGGGCGCTTAGGGAAATTTATTTGACCGCCTTCGAAATTGCAGTCAAGGAAGGCCGGACGAAATCGATCATGTCATCCTACAATAAAATCAACGGTACATATGCGAATGAGAACATACATTTAATGCAGGATATTTTGCGCAAGGAATGGGGGTATCAGGGCGTCGTCGTCACGGATTGGGGCGGAAGCAACGACCGTGTGGCTGGACTATTGGCCGGCAATGAGCTGGAGATGCCGACGACGTCCGGGGAAACCGATCAAGAAATCGTAGAAGCCGTTCGCACCGGAGAAGTTCCAGAGGAAGTCCTGGACAAATGCGTGGATCGGCTTCTTGATCTAATTATTACAACGGAGTCGGTCTATAAGCGGCCCCGGTTGGATTTTAATGTAGAGCAGCATCATCGGGTGTCGCAGAAGGTGGCGGAGGAGTCTATCGTATTGCTCAAGAATGAGGGCGGCATCCTGCCGCTCAAATTCGGCAAAAAGGTGGCTGTCATCGGTGACTTTGCCAAGGATGCGCGCTATCAAGGGGCAGGGTCATCGATCGTTAATCCAACGATTCTGGATCATACCCTGGATTGCTTTGAGGAATCGGGGATTGTCAGCATTGGCTTCGAGTCTGGCTTTGAGCGTTATGGCAGGAAGAATCTGCGAAAAATTGCCAAAGCATGCGCGCTTGCCGAGAAGGCCGACGTCGTGCTGCTGTACCTCGGGCTGGATGAAGTTACTGAGGCTGACGGACTTGATCGCCGAAGTATGCAGATTCCGGAGAACCAGATTGATTTGCTCCATGCTTTGCATAAGGTAAATCCGAATATTATCGCCATCCTCTCCTGCGGCTCTGCAGTGGAGATGCCTTGGATCGGCAAAGTGAGGGGGCTGCTGCACGGCTATCTGGGTGGCCAGGCTGGAGCAAGAGCTATCCTTCGTGTATTGTCCGGCGATGTAAACCCTTCGGGAAAGCTGGCCGAGACGTACCCGCTCCGTTATGAGGATACTCCCTCGTATCGCCATTTTCCCGGTAACGAATTGACGGTCGAATACCGGGAGAGCATCTTTATTGGGTATCGTTATTATGATACGGCGGATATTGATGTGCTGTTTCCATTTGGGTACGGGCTTAGCTATACTACCTTTGATTATTCGGATATTAAGGTTGGTCAAATGGGGGTAACCTTCAAATTAACCAACTCGGGCGATCGGGCGGGCATGGAAGTCGCACAGCTGTACGTTGGCTGCAAGTCTAGCGATATATTCAGACCGCGGAAAGAACTGAAAGGCTTTGTCAAGGTATTTATCAATGCTGGCGAATCGAAGATGGTGACGATTCCTTTTGATGACAAGACTTTTCGTTATTTCAACGTCAAGACCAATCAGTGGGAAGTTGAAGAAGCGCAATATACGATTATGATCGGAGCCTCCAGCGCGGATATCCGATTGACCGGTTACCTTCAAGTGATGGGAACGGGGGCCCCCCTTCCCTACGAGAAGGAGAAGCTTCCCTCCTATTACTTGGGCCGGGTTAACGACGTCGGCGTTGATGAATTTGAGAATTTGATCGGACATAAGGTGCCAGTTGCTACCTGGGATAGATCCAAGCCGCTTGGTTATAACGATACGATCGAGCAATGCCAGTATGCGAAGGGAGCCGTGGCCAGGCTGGCCTACCACTTGATTGTGTTCGCCTATTGGTTCTTGAGAAAAATCGGCAAGCGGAGCACCGCGAATCTGATTATGATGTCTGTCTACCATACACCGTTTAGGGGAATTGCCAGAATGACGGGCGGCGTGGTAAACATGGCTATGGTAGATGGTCTTTTAATGATGGCCAACGGCCGTTTCTTTAAGGGCTTGAGCCATTTTATGAAAGAGAGAAGCCGCAAAGTAAAGGCTGATAAGCTGCGCCAACAGAACAAGGGGCTGGCGTGA
- a CDS encoding glycosyltransferase family 2 protein — protein sequence MKLLTVVIPCYNSQDYMRYCIESLLPGGDDVELLIVNDGSSDRTANIADEYARRYPTIVKAIHQDNGGHGEAVNAGIRNATGLYLKVVDSDDWVDVRAYLKIVHTLRDLRSEDKAVDMVISNFVYEKEEVSYRKIMKYNHVLPEGKIFSWDEVKPFRKGQYLLMHSLIYRTQLLKDCGLELPKHTFYVDNLFVYVPLVHVKKMIYVNVDFYRYFIGREDQSVQESIMIKRIDQQLKVNKLMIEQVGMDSIPHPNLRRYMLGHLEIVTVVSAILLIRSGTAENLKKKKELWKFIKDTDNKLYRELKYGFMGRLIHLPGRVGRLISVGAYKITQRLVGFN from the coding sequence ATGAAATTATTAACTGTAGTGATCCCCTGTTACAATTCACAAGATTATATGAGGTATTGTATCGAATCTCTCTTGCCTGGGGGAGATGATGTGGAACTGCTAATCGTCAATGACGGCTCGTCTGATCGCACGGCAAACATTGCCGACGAGTATGCAAGGCGGTATCCAACTATCGTCAAAGCCATCCATCAAGACAACGGTGGACACGGAGAGGCTGTCAATGCCGGGATTCGCAACGCAACGGGACTGTATTTGAAGGTTGTGGACAGCGATGATTGGGTAGATGTTCGCGCCTACTTGAAAATAGTGCATACCTTGCGGGATTTGCGAAGTGAAGACAAAGCTGTGGACATGGTCATTAGCAATTTTGTCTATGAAAAGGAAGAAGTCAGCTACAGAAAAATCATGAAGTATAATCATGTACTGCCGGAAGGAAAAATATTTTCCTGGGACGAGGTCAAGCCGTTTCGTAAAGGTCAGTACCTGTTGATGCACTCCTTGATATATCGGACGCAGTTGCTGAAGGACTGCGGACTGGAGCTGCCGAAGCATACTTTTTATGTTGATAATTTATTTGTCTATGTGCCGCTGGTGCATGTGAAGAAGATGATCTATGTTAATGTTGATTTTTACAGGTATTTTATTGGCCGGGAAGATCAATCGGTTCAGGAAAGCATTATGATCAAGAGGATTGATCAGCAGCTAAAAGTCAACAAACTAATGATTGAGCAGGTGGGGATGGACAGCATCCCCCATCCTAATCTTCGCCGTTATATGCTCGGTCATCTTGAGATTGTCACTGTAGTGTCGGCGATTCTTTTAATTCGCTCGGGGACGGCTGAGAATCTGAAGAAGAAGAAAGAGCTGTGGAAGTTTATTAAAGACACGGATAATAAGCTGTATCGAGAGCTCAAATACGGATTCATGGGCAGATTAATTCATTTGCCGGGAAGAGTCGGCCGACTGATTTCGGTGGGAGCCTACAAGATTACCCAAAGATTAGTCGGATTTAATTAA